A portion of the Flavobacterium limnophilum genome contains these proteins:
- a CDS encoding FGGY-family carbohydrate kinase, which yields MNVVAIFDIGKTNKKVFLFNENYQIVWEKSVILAETVDEDGFPCENIVELSKWVADRLTELKELKDYILKAINFSTYGASFVYVDEEGKSLTPLYNYLKPYPETLLENFYPKYKGKKKFAVKTASPVLGNLNSGMQIYRLKEERPDLFAKVKYCLHLPQYLSSVLTHQYFTDITSIGCHTGLWNFKKMKYHKWVTQEGIMDKLPPIRNVEETIKIENEISVGIGLHDSSSALIPYTINFTEPFVLLSTGTWSISINPFNDTPLTSEELQKDCLCFLQNKKIPVKAARLFAGNTHEVQSKRISEHFGLPNDFYKAITYNKDIIADLRITNFKETSFNTDSYIEKCPFENRNLDSFKNHEIAYHQLIMDLIAQQVLSTKLVIHNSPVKKVFVDGGFSKNSIFMNLLAQAFPEMEVYAASMAQASALGAALSIHNSWNPKPIQNDLIDLKFYKH from the coding sequence ATGAATGTAGTTGCGATTTTTGATATTGGGAAAACAAACAAGAAAGTATTTTTGTTCAACGAAAATTATCAAATTGTTTGGGAGAAATCAGTGATTCTTGCCGAAACCGTGGATGAAGATGGTTTTCCCTGCGAAAATATTGTGGAGCTCAGCAAATGGGTAGCCGATAGATTGACTGAACTGAAGGAGTTGAAGGATTATATCCTTAAAGCCATTAATTTCAGTACCTATGGTGCGAGTTTTGTTTATGTGGATGAAGAGGGCAAGAGTTTGACCCCGCTATACAATTATTTGAAACCCTATCCAGAAACCTTGTTGGAGAATTTTTATCCTAAATACAAAGGGAAGAAAAAGTTTGCCGTCAAAACCGCTTCGCCAGTCTTGGGAAATTTGAATTCGGGCATGCAAATTTATAGACTCAAGGAAGAAAGACCTGACTTGTTCGCCAAGGTAAAATATTGCCTTCATTTGCCACAATATTTAAGTTCTGTTTTGACACATCAATACTTTACGGATATTACCAGCATTGGTTGTCACACCGGTCTTTGGAATTTCAAAAAAATGAAATATCATAAATGGGTGACCCAAGAGGGAATCATGGACAAATTGCCACCCATCAGAAATGTGGAAGAAACCATTAAAATCGAGAATGAAATTTCGGTGGGAATTGGTTTGCACGATAGTTCTTCAGCCTTAATTCCTTATACCATCAATTTCACGGAGCCTTTCGTTTTGTTGTCCACCGGAACTTGGAGTATTTCCATAAATCCGTTCAATGATACGCCATTGACTTCCGAAGAATTGCAAAAAGACTGTTTGTGTTTCTTGCAAAACAAAAAAATACCGGTAAAAGCAGCCCGATTGTTTGCCGGAAATACGCACGAAGTTCAATCGAAACGCATTTCCGAGCATTTTGGTTTACCAAATGATTTCTACAAAGCGATTACGTATAACAAAGATATTATTGCTGACTTGAGGATTACAAATTTTAAAGAGACCTCGTTTAATACAGATTCATATATTGAAAAATGTCCTTTCGAGAATAGGAATCTCGATAGTTTCAAGAATCACGAGATAGCCTACCATCAATTAATTATGGATCTTATTGCACAACAAGTGCTTTCGACAAAATTAGTGATTCACAATAGTCCTGTCAAGAAAGTTTTTGTGGATGGTGGATTTAGTAAAAACTCGATTTTTATGAATTTATTGGCGCAAGCTTTCCCAGAAATGGAAGTCTATGCAGCATCAATGGCACAAGCCAGTGCTTTAGGAGCTGCTTTGTCCATTCATAATAGCTGGAACCCAAAACCAATCCAGAACGACTTGATTGATTTGAAATTTTATAAACATTAA